In Dromaius novaehollandiae isolate bDroNov1 chromosome 14, bDroNov1.hap1, whole genome shotgun sequence, a genomic segment contains:
- the NMRAL1 gene encoding LOW QUALITY PROTEIN: nmrA-like family domain-containing protein 1 (The sequence of the model RefSeq protein was modified relative to this genomic sequence to represent the inferred CDS: deleted 1 base in 1 codon) — MASLLLVCWDGRTTGAVLPVGDTPMDGMAAEDLGLVVLGLLKSPEVYLGQVIGLSTSKLTMRVLGAKNHLVGVALLRQLLLLVCAGAPGEHHAWYLRSMRNGFPGARNLANVFCCYALKPAHSMELTLKLNPRACTFHQWLADNKAVF, encoded by the exons ATGGCGTCTTTGCTGCTGGTTTGCTGGGATGGTCGTACCACTGGTGCAG TGCTGCCTGTGGGGGACACCCCCATGGACGGGATGGCAGCAGAGGACCTGGGGCTGGTTGTGCTTGGCCTGCTGAAGTCCCCAGAGGTGTACCTAGGCCAGGTGATTGGGCTCAGCACAAGCAAGCTCACCATGAGAGTGCTGGGAGCAAAAAATCACCTTGTAGGTGTTGCGTTGCTGAGACAGCTCCTGCTCTTGGTGTGCGCAGGCGCACCCGGGGAACACCATGCTTGGT ACCTCAGGAGTATGAGAAATGGCTTCCCTGGAGCC AGGAATTTGGCCAACGTGTTCTGCTGCTATGCCCTGAAGCCAGCCCACAGCATGGAGCTGACCCTCAAACTCAACCCCAGGGCCTGCACCTTCCATCAGTGGCTGGCAGACAACAAAGCTGTGTTCTGA